DNA sequence from the Plodia interpunctella isolate USDA-ARS_2022_Savannah chromosome 12, ilPloInte3.2, whole genome shotgun sequence genome:
TCTTTTTTTACCAGTGGTGAGGTGAGACTAACTTACTTTATAAAGACTACCATCCCTTAACATGATGTTCCACGATTTATCAATCTCGTAATTAGATTTAACggttaaaacaataataaaatgacatctATGTGTTAAATTGACGTAATAAGGAACATAACAAATAGCTTTTATATTATGAGTTAGGATCTTTATTGGCCAGCATTACATACCcatttttgtgtacataaattaatatgtaaatacatatcaatttatgtacacaaaaaacttaaaatataaattacattataaaaatgagtacaaGGGATCCTAatccttatttttaaattagttggCTTATTCAGGGACCATGGGTAAAATAATTCCCGTGGTACCTTCCAGGGGAATTATTTTACCCCTACTATCACTGGACAAAAactcaaaatttcaaaattaattcctTACCATCTATCTCatttaatgcaaaaaataaataaattctatttatatatttattttaaacttgtttGCATCTATCTCAtataatgcaaaaaataaataaattctatttatatatttattttaaacttgtttGCATAtggtaatacaaaaattacatttgacTTAATGCCATCCATatggcattctctaccagttAACTTTCATTTTCCGCGGATCATATTCCAGCCTATTATTAATGAACCTTAATTTTTCCAGAAATGGCGCGTTATACGACAATAACACCTTCGATGTCGGAGGCAGTGTTGCAGCACCTCCGAGACAGTTTCTTCGCGGATGAACCCCTGAATAAAGCTGTGGGCTTATGCGAGCGAGGGCAGCCCCATGCGGCTCTTGAGCGACTCTGCTCTGCCACCATGCTTGATGGGCTTTCCATTGCTGTCGTGGAAGGTGATACGGTAAGTTCAGTTTCCTCACAGaagaatttctaaataaagcAGTGAGGTTCTGCAAACGAAGACATCCCATGTCACTCACATCACTTTATCTAGAAATTAGCTTTTCACAGGCccttttttacgtcaaattttaaatcctacccactaatattataaaggcgaaagtttttgagttacTTCATCAAACtgcttttatgaaattttaatacatctTACTTTACTccattatttctatattctaGGTGCTTGGGGTTGCGCTGAATGGGATATTATGACCAGGAGACATCGAGCAGTCTATCGAGAAAATCCAGCAGTCTTCCGACGAAAAGTACAACAAGATCTTCACCATCTTGTACACGGTCAGCCGCGACCTGGACTTGTTTGAGACGTTCCAAGTGGACAGCATTCTGGAGTGCCGGATTATCTCCGTATCTGACGAGGCTAGGGGACGGGGATTCGCTAAGGAACTTAT
Encoded proteins:
- the LOC128674245 gene encoding uncharacterized protein LOC128674245, with product MSYLRPTFFDAESGRASVGRAAVISTLRTAVGGAREMARYTTITPSMSEAVLQHLRDSFFADEPLNKAVGLCERGQPHAALERLCSATMLDGLSIAVVEGDTVLGVALNGIL